A stretch of Deferribacter autotrophicus DNA encodes these proteins:
- the recD gene encoding exodeoxyribonuclease V subunit alpha has translation MQLNDNFLEKLIDENIITFADYEIYKWIYKLYSSNITALIALLVNYKLRNGDSCLLIDEIEKKDLAEILFYESSLDLKLPDKQKIVDELAKSGLIGNANSLCHLDEKNRLFFKRIYSYEKNVANKLKQLASIKTFFNNSNTKQSPGKNWQDVAIQMAKINQLLVISGGPGTGKTTTVKKIIKNLLMENEKLNIILSAPTGKAVSRLQESLKDDEISEKINPPVTIHKLLGANYTLTRFYYNDKNKLPYDVIIVDEVSMVNLELMHQLLISIKDDAKLILLGDKDQLSSVEAGAIMGEICSFPEIYPQINTINSFSKEYGKKLYIPDENLVNIDNPLIDCTIEFTKNYRFKEDSGIGLLSNAIKNNNFTLIENIISKKISFDDLILIEKPSNTLFDEIVDDYYNNLKDDLLSTLTAVKILTPYRITPFGSEKLNEIIDKKLRKKFLTSQTWYTGRQVIITVNDYQNELFNGDIGICMKKDNKEYIAFLRTGDENYKYLHPSLLPAYDLAFAMTVHKSQGSEFDKVYFFIGQKESDLLNRELIYTAITRARKKIIIIGNKDLLFNSLMKKTTRKSALSDMLYR, from the coding sequence ATGCAATTGAATGATAATTTTCTAGAAAAATTAATTGATGAAAACATTATAACCTTTGCCGATTATGAAATTTATAAATGGATTTACAAACTGTATTCTTCTAATATTACAGCTTTAATAGCATTGTTAGTAAACTATAAACTTCGCAATGGGGATAGTTGTCTCTTAATTGATGAAATTGAAAAAAAAGATTTAGCCGAAATACTATTTTATGAATCATCTCTCGATTTAAAGTTGCCAGATAAACAAAAAATAGTTGATGAGCTTGCAAAATCAGGTTTGATAGGCAACGCAAATTCTCTTTGTCATCTTGACGAAAAAAATAGGCTTTTTTTTAAAAGAATATATAGCTATGAAAAAAATGTAGCAAATAAATTAAAACAATTAGCATCAATTAAAACTTTTTTTAATAATTCAAACACAAAGCAATCCCCGGGAAAAAATTGGCAAGATGTGGCCATACAGATGGCAAAAATTAATCAGCTTCTTGTCATCTCTGGTGGCCCGGGTACAGGGAAAACCACCACAGTAAAAAAAATTATTAAAAATCTTTTAATGGAAAATGAAAAATTAAATATTATTCTCTCAGCTCCTACAGGAAAGGCTGTCTCAAGACTTCAGGAATCACTAAAAGATGATGAAATATCTGAAAAAATCAATCCACCTGTAACCATCCACAAACTACTTGGTGCAAACTACACCCTCACTCGCTTTTATTACAACGATAAAAATAAACTGCCCTACGATGTAATAATCGTGGATGAAGTATCAATGGTAAATCTTGAACTGATGCACCAGCTTTTAATATCAATAAAAGATGATGCAAAATTGATTTTATTGGGAGATAAAGACCAGCTCTCATCAGTGGAGGCCGGAGCAATTATGGGAGAAATCTGTAGTTTTCCTGAAATTTACCCTCAAATAAATACTATAAATTCTTTTTCCAAAGAATATGGTAAAAAACTATATATTCCTGATGAAAACCTTGTAAATATTGATAATCCGCTTATCGATTGCACTATAGAATTTACAAAAAATTATAGATTTAAAGAAGATAGCGGTATCGGTCTCCTATCCAATGCTATAAAAAATAACAACTTTACTCTTATTGAAAATATAATAAGTAAAAAGATTTCTTTTGACGATCTCATCTTAATCGAAAAACCGTCAAATACACTTTTTGATGAGATTGTCGATGATTATTACAACAATCTCAAGGATGATCTCTTATCCACATTAACTGCTGTAAAAATATTGACACCATACAGAATCACACCCTTTGGAAGCGAAAAATTAAATGAAATTATAGATAAAAAACTCAGAAAAAAATTTCTTACATCCCAAACATGGTATACAGGCAGGCAAGTTATCATAACCGTAAATGACTACCAGAACGAACTATTCAATGGAGATATAGGTATTTGTATGAAAAAAGATAATAAAGAGTATATAGCCTTTTTAAGAACAGGTGATGAAAATTATAAATATCTGCACCCATCCCTTTTACCTGCCTACGATCTTGCCTTTGCCATGACTGTGCACAAAAGTCAGGGTTCAGAGTTTGATAAAGTTTATTTTTTCATAGGTCAAAAAGAATCAGATCTTTTGAATAGGGAACTCATTTATACTGCCATCACAAGAGCCAGAAAAAAGATTATTATCATAGGCAATAAAGACTTACTTTTTAACAGTCTAATGAAGAAAACCACCCGCAAATCCGCTCTATCCGACATGCTTTATAGGTAA